In the Gracilimonas sp. genome, TAAATAATCTCAGAGATTTCCTGAATATCCACGAGAGTCTCCATCAGAAACTGTTCGGGCTTAATCTCTTTTGGCATGAATTCTTTGGCCAGGTTATTACTGATTACCCGTTGAACCAAACTCTGCCATTCAACCTGCTCAAACTCATATACCGGAGGAAGCTGAGTCAAATCCAGCTTTTCGATGAGGATTGCCTTCTCAGGTTGTTCTTTCGTCCATTCGGGAATCGCAGAAGTAAACCGGTCAAGCTTTGTACTCAAAGTCACATCTTCGGTAGCCTCCCGAATAGACTTGAGCATCTGCTGATCTATAAATTCATTCATCTTTTCCCGATGATCGCTGCTAAGCTCCCGCACCTGTTTCAAAGAGCGGTTTTCGGAATCATCAAAAATCGAGATCGCTTCTTCCAGCTGTTTCATCAGCTCAACAGAAGGAGATTCGATCTGATCTGCAAAAAACTCATCGATTGAATCACCAAATCCTCCCGTTCGGTCCTCAACCATTTCGTTCAGGTTTATGAAACTCATGGATAGAAACACACGATTTACCAGCACACTCAGAAGTTCATCCCACGTTTTTCGATCATTCTGTCTTCGGGTTTGAATGCTATTTTGCCTGTGAATAATTTTCGTTTTGGTATACTCACTTTCTGAACGTTCGACGGTACCTGTCAGAGAAATCGCACGTTCAATCTCATCCTTTATCGTTTTTAGAAATTCGTCAAGTTTCCTGGTTTGAGTGGATTTTATATCCGCCACTCGTTTCAGGGTTTCCTCAAAAAACACCTCTATGTCATGCTGATTAGGAGTGATTTCAGCTGGCTCTGCGGTTACAGCTTCTTCGCCCTCCCCTGCAGGAAGTTCATCAAAAGTGATTAGTCCACTGGAATGCAGCGTCCATGCATCTGCTTCCATCAATACTTCGGCTTTCAATTTCTGAATATCATGTTTCCACTCACGGCTCCACCGGTCAAGCTTCAGAAGATGAGTTCTGACAATATACTGGAGTGGAATTTTTTGTTTCCAGACGTGTGCCGATTGTGCTGATCTTCCAAAAATCTTTCTCACACCATTTGCTACAGTATTCAGTCCCCGCTGGACTCCTCTGGAAGACCGTTTTATAATCTTCCTTCCTTTCATTAAACCAGTATCGTCAGGCTGTGACTGAAATCGGTTCTCTTCCTGGGGTAAAATAACATGGGCTTCAATGTCCGAAATAACAGGCCGTAAATCTTCCAGCCACTCTATTCTTTCATTTTTTTGGTTTTCAGCTTTTTCATCCTCTGTATCAGCTGGAAGTTCGGTCCGTATTTTCTCTGCAAAATCCTTAAGTGATTTTGCTGTTTGTTCAGCTTTGACCCCTGACTGAGACTCTTTGAGTAAAGCTTCCAGCTGCTCGACTTCCATATTCAGCCTGTTCTTCATCAAGTCCTTCACTTTAGAAAGCCATGTATGCTGGAGCTGATTTAAAATTTTTTCCCTGGAATAATCGGATTGCATGTATATAAAATCGATTTCTTAGTGCTTCTGAAACTGCACTCTTTTAAATAAACAACAAATTATTAATTCTGTTGGCCGAAAGTATCATTAAAACAATATTTCTCCACTTTATCCTTTTTTCAGAACTCTTTCAATGGTTTAGAGAATATCTTACATTAAATGCATCATCTACAAAGGCAAATGACTTACCGAAATCATAACTCCGGCTTCAATATGCGCATATCTCATATTTACAGAGCGCTACCATTGTTGTTTTTATTTCTTTTTTCTTTCGCCAGCAGCTTTGCCCAGACGCAGCTTCACAGGGTTTCGAACACTGCTCGCAGCGATGGCTTGGGATATGTAGTTCGATATCACCTTACCGCACCGGTTGATTCTTTTGACATTCTTCAGCCAGCTCCCGATCTCATTCAGATGGTTTTATACGACGAAGAAATGGATACCACCGGACTTCAGCTGCCTGAACAAAGTGAAAAATTAAAGGAAGTTCGCCTCTATAAGCTCAACTATGGATATGGAGTAGACATTTATCTTTCGGATGATGCCCATTATAAGTCCAAAGCTTACCTCGATCAAAACGGGAAAGATATTTTAGTAAACCTCGAAGTGGCAGATCAGCGTGAGGTTGAGCGATACTCCCAGCAATTTCTGGCCCGTAACTGGTACGAGGAAATTGTAGATGAAAGCGCACTTGAAGTATTACCTCCTGACACTGCGCCAAGAAATGATTTTTACTACGATGTAAAAGATAAACTACGCTTTGATAAAATTGTCATCGATCCCGGACACGGCGGATGGGATCCTGGTTCTATTGGTTATAAAGGAGTCAAGGAAAAAGAAATTACTCTTGCAGTTGCTAAAAAACTGGGCGCATATATTAATGAACACCTCCCGGATGTAGAAGTGGTGTACACCCGTACCGATGACTCATATCTTGGCTTGGCTGAGTTGGGTCACTTTGCGAATCTTGCAGAAGCAGATTTATATGTATCCATCCATTGTAATTCATATAGAAATCAATATGTACGGGGAGCTGAAGTTTATTTTCTCGGACTGCATAAAAGTGATGCCTCTTTCGAGGTTATGAAACGTGAGAACAGTGTATTCAAAAATGAAACAGATAAAGAACTTACTGAAGAAGATTTGCTTGTTTATGAATTGGCACACAGCGGCTACATTGCCACAAGTGAAAAAATAGCCTACATGATTGAAGATCAGTTCAAAAACCGGGCGCAGCGAAAATCACGGGGTGTGAAACAAGCTGGGTTCCAAGTGCTTTTTGAAGCATCCATGCCCGCCGTTTTGGTTGAGCTTGGGTTTATCACCAATCCGGCCGAACAACGGTTTCTTACCAGCGATTACGGCCAAAGTATAATGGCTTCGGCTATGTTTAGAGCCATACGCGATTACAAAGCCGAATACGACCAAAAACAGGCGTACAATACTACTTCATCTTCTAACCAAAAATAAGCATGTCTTCCAAGCCATTAGTTATTGGAGTTGCCGGAGGAAGCGGCTCGGGCAAAACCACGGTTATCAATTATATCTGCAAGGAATTTGCCAAAGATAACATCCTGCGGCTTGAGCACGACTCCTACTACCGGGAACTGGATCACCTTCCTTTTGAAGAACGTGTAAAACAGAATTTTGACCACCCGGCTTCCCTCGAAACCGAGCTCATGATCCGGCATATAAAAGCACTGATGGAAGGTTATCCCGTAGAAGTTCCGGTTTATGATTTCGAGAAGCACACCCGAAAAGATGAAACCATCACGGCTACACCCTCAAAAGTCATTCTCATTGATGGTATCCTGATTTTTTCTGAGCCTGATCTGTTAAACCTGATGGATGTGAAAATTTTCGTGGATACTGATGACGATGTCCGTCTTCTGCGCCGGCTCAAAAGAGATATTCAGGAAAGGGGCCGTTCTGTAGACGGGGTGCTAACACAGTATGAAAAGTTCGTGCGCCCCATGCACCTTGAGTTCGTGGAGCCCAGCAAGCGATATGCAGATATTATTATCCCGCGTGGCGGAAAAAATAAAGTAGCCCTCGAAATGGTTTCTGCACTTATCAGTGGCAAGATGAATGGGTAAATAGTTCTACATTCGTTATTCGATGTTCCTTTTTCGGCGTTCCAATAACTTCATTCCATCAAACACGAGAAATGGCCTGACTTTGGATTCCCCGCTTATCAGTTGCCTGATTGATTGAGCATCTCCTCCGGTTATAAACAATTCGAAAGGACCGAATTCCTCTTCATATTTTTGAAGAATCCCTTCAATGGCCATCTGATAAAATCCTGCCTGCCCCCATTTCAATGAATCAACCGTACTTTTTCCGGGCCAGATTTCAGGAATTTCTATCTCTACACCCGGCAATGCAGGAGCTTTTTGCGGCAAAATTTCAGTGAATGAAGATAATCCCGGAGCAATCAATCCCCCATGATATACACTCTCCTGATCCATGAAATCAATAGTCAACGCGGTACCAGCATCAATCACTACCACCGAACCATTCGTTTGATTGGTAGCTCCGTAGCATGCTAAAAACCGATCTATTCCCAGGGTTTCGGTAGTCTGATAATCAAGTAATTCACGGGGAATGTCGTCTGTACTTAGCTCAACCAGTTTGACATGACTCAATTCTTTGCGTATTGCATCCTGTACGTCCTTCCGTACGCTCGCCAATACTATATGTGAAAAAGACTCAGGATGCTCATCAATCCAGTGCACAAGCTCGGATGCGGTGTAGTTCTTCCTGGCATGAATGGCTTCCCAGTTCACTCCGTTTTTGTATGCACCTTTAATAGATGAATTTCCGGCATCCAGATACAGAGCTTTTTTTGATGAATTGGAATCGATTTTGCTCATCTTTTTGTAGTACTTTTAACAATTGAATGTAAACAAAATACCACTTTTACCATGAATCTTGATTCTAAAGTCGCCATCGTAACCGGAGCCAGCAGCGGTATTGGAGCAGAGTTTTGCAAAATGCTGATTGAAAACGGAACCGAAGTGTATGGACTTGCGCGCAGAGTTGATAAACTGAATAAGCTTCAAAAATCTTTGGGTGATAAATTTCACCCGGTTAAAATGGATATCACAAATCCTGATGACCTTGAAGAATGGGTGAATGATACTTTTAATTTGAATCACCTGCCGGATATACTGATCAACAATGCCGGAGTGATGTATTCTGCCAACGTGGATGACCTTTCCATGGATGAGTGGCATACCATGATCAATGTTAACCTGAATGGGATTTTTTACCTCACACGCCTGATCGTCCCGCTGATGAAAAACAATGAAAATACCTGCCATATTATCAATATTTCTTCTATTGCCGGATTATTAGGAAACCCAACCATTTCAGGATATAACGCCAGTAAGTTTGGGGTACGTGGATTTAGTGAGGCTTTATTTAAAGAACTTCGTTATGATAGCATCAAAGTTACCTGCGTTTTCCCGGGCTCTATAAACACCGACCTGTTTGATAAAATTGATGGTATAGAGAATCATCCCAACATGATGAAAACCACCGATATTTCAAGTACTGTGAAGTTCCTGCTCGAAACAGATGATAACTTCCTGATTAATGAAATCACCATGCGCCCTCTTAACCCTAAAGATCCTACCAATTAAGGAATGAAAACTCCTTTTAAACAAGCTGCTTGCTTTCTTTTTTTAGTAGTAACTGTATTTGGTTGTCTGGGCCCTGAGGAAACTCCCAAACCCGACAACCTTATCGATGAACAAAACTACATCGATCTCTTGATTGAGATGCAGCACATCTCGACTTATCGGGATGCCCGAATAGAAGATGTGAATGCCGATTCTTTAAAATCTTTGATATACAATAAGTTTAACATTACCGAAGAACAGTTTTTAGCCACTCATGAATACTATCAAAAGCAGGTAGATCGACAAATAAAACGGGTTAATGAAGCCATTCGTCAACTTGAAAATGAAGAGCAATACATTCAGGCTCACATCGATTCCGTAAAAGCAGCCAGAAGGGATTCAACTGAGAAATAGATTTCAGAGGATGGGTTCTCCTAAAATCCATCCTCTTATATTTTACAATAATATCCCGGTTTAGATGGTACTGTAGTCACTTTTCCTTCCCTGATCAAAAACTGAACAGCTTGTTGAACCTTTTGATTAGACTGTTTGGTTGAACTGCAAAGTTGATGAATATTCTGCTCTTCATTTTTTAGTTCTGTGTAGACTGCGGCGATTTCCTCATCGGTTGGCTTTACCTCCTGAACAGATCCATTCTTCAGACAATTATCACAATGACCGCAAGGCTCAGCATCGGTATCACCAAAATAGTTTCGCAGATATACTTCCCGGCAATTTTCTGTTAGAATAAATCCATGCATATGCTCTAGTTTCCGGAACAAATTATTACGGTGCGACTCAACCTCTTTTTTTGTGAGAGGTAACTTACGGGAACGGGCCTCCAGAACTTTTACCAGGTTTCGTTGTTTATGCATTTCGAAAACCAATACCTGATCATTTTGCATCAGCACATTTAAAGCTTTGACTAATACATTCCTTCGAATTCCTAACTTCTCAAGCACATACTCTTCATCCAGCTGCACCATTTCATTAAACGCCAATGTTCCAAACATGCGCTCCAGCTTATCCGTGAATTCAGCCTTTTCATCATTCTTACATTTCTCACGGAATGTTTTCATAGCGTTTTGACTAAGCGTAAACTGCAGGCTAACAGCCGGCTTCACCTCTTCCTGCATAGCAATAATATCAAACTGATCCAGAAGCCGCATAGCCGCTCTTGCTTTCCCGTATTTAAGTTTCCCCCGTTTTTTAATTTGTTCAATATCAAAAGGCATGGATTCTTCCATTTCAGACCCAACGGCAAGGTGAAAACTATCGCACAACACCTGGTAAACATGATCCAGTTCATCAAGTTTAGGATAGCCCTGATCAATACGGTCATCAGCTTTATGATAATCCGATTCTCTGTACAGCAAAATCGGAAAACTTTCTTCCCCATCCCTGCCTGCACGACCGGCTTCCTGATAATATGCTTCCAGTGAATAAGGCATTTCTTCGTGAATCACATATCGGCAATTTGGTTTGTCGATTCCCATTCCAAAGGCATTGGTCGCAGCTACGAGTGGTGTTTCTCCTGTAATCCACCGCTGTTGGATAGCTTTCCGCTCTTCAGATTCAATTCCTGCATGATAAGCCTCGGCTTTAATCCCTATTCTGGAAAATCGCTCAGCCAGCTGTTCACAGTTTTTCCGGGTCCCCCCATAAATCAGGCCATCTCCTTTTTGAGCTCCTTTCTTTACCGATTCTTCCAGCTTCTGTTTTTTATTGGGAGCTTTCACTACCCACCATTTCAAATTCGGGCGTGAAAAACCGCGGGATATTACATTTGGCTGCTCAAAACCCAGCGAACCGACGATATCCTTTTGAACTTCCGGAGTAGCTGTAGCCGTAAGGGCAACCCATCGGGTTTGATCTTCAATAACGGCCAATGATTCCCTGATATCCCGGTAACTCGGGCGAAAGTCATGCCCCCATTCACTAATGCAATGCGCCTCATCAATAGCCACAAGGTCAATATTCAGGTTCGGCATTTCCGCTTCCCAGAGTGAAGTTTTTAACCGTTCCGGTGCACAGTAAAGCAATTTGTACATTCCATTTCGGGCATTCACCAGGCGTTGCTCTACTTCATACGAAGGAATGGTGCTGTTGATAAAGGTAGCAGATACTCCTTTAGATTTTAACTGCTGCACCTGATCCTGCATCAATGCCACCAGTGGGGAAATGACCAGCGTCATGCCTTCAAAAACAGTAGCAGGCACCTGGTAACAGAGCGACTTCCCTCCACCCGTTGGAAAAAGAACAAGCGTGTCTTTCCCCTCAAAAACAGACTTGACTACTTCATCCTGACCGGGCCGGAATCCATCAAATCCCCAAAATTTTTTTAAATTTAATTCTGCTTTGTGAAAATAATCCTGCAACTTTCGCCTTATACGTTTATCTCTGTTTTACTTCAAAATACAAACCAATGCGAACAAAATTTCTATTCCTGTTTTTAATTATCGCCACCTTATTTTCTTGTGGTGTAGATTTCAATGATGACAGTATTGATTATCGTGAAGAGATGCGCATTTTTGTTCAGGAAATTTCTGAGTTCGCCAAAGATCAAAACCCTGATTTTTCCGTCATCCCTCAAAACGGACATCCATTGATATTAAGAAATGGAAATCCTGCCAATGATTACCTCAATGCCGTGGATGGACTCGCCCAGGAAAGTCTCTTTTTCGGCTATAGCAAAGACGATCAGCCTACCCCCGCTACTGAAACCAATCAGTTGCTTAAATTATTGAACATGGGCAAACAAGCTGGTAAGACCATTCTGGTTACCGATTATTGTTCCACTTCATTTAAGGTAAATAATTCGTACAACCAAAATAATTCATTGGGCTATCTGTCCTTTGCCGCTCCTGAACGGGATTTAACGAAAATTCCCTCCCGCCCTATTGCTTTACCTGGTGTTAATGATGAACAGATTTCAAGACTATCAGAAGCAAAGAACTTTTTATACCTGCTGAATATGTCTGAATTTGAGTCCAGAGCTGACTTCATAAATTCCGTCCAGAGCACCAACTATGACCTCATTGTAATGGATGCTTTTTATGGAAGCCGTATGTTTACCCCACAAGAGGTAGAACAGCTACGGCAAAAAGAAAATGGGGGCAAGCGGATGGTCATCAGCTACATGAGCATCGGAGAAGCGGAAGATTATCGCTACTACTGGCAAGATGAATGGTACACTGGCAACCCGGAGTGGCTGGTACAGGAAAACCCAAACTGGGAAGGAAATTACAAGGTAATGTACTGGCATCCTGAATGGAAATCCATCATATATGGGAATGAAGACTCTTATCTGCAACAAATTATAGACGCTGGTTTTGACGGAGTATATTTGGATATCATAGATGGATTTGAATTCTTTGAATAATAACTACTGTCTCTTATAGGTTACTTTCTTAAACACCCTCACTATGAAAAACCTGACCTTTATTTTACTCAGCGTTTCATGCCTGTTATTTGCCGGCTGCTCGCAAAACGATATCCTCGAATCTGATTACGTTATAAGATATGGCACCTCCTTCGGTGAATGTATGGGAGATTGTTACAGAGAAACCTCCATCACAAAGTATCAGGCCACACTCAGAGTTCAGGAATATCAGCAGGGAAAACAAACCGAACTTGAAGTAAGAGCTGAGAAAGGCCTCACGGTTCAGGACTTCGAACAAATTAACAGTCTTGTTGATACTGATATTATCCAGGCATTACCAGAAGCCATTGGCTGTCCTGATTGTGCTGATGGTGGAGCAGAATGGATCGAGATACAAAGTCCTGGATTGCACAAAAAAGTGACTTTTGAGTATCTTAATGAACCTAATTCTGTTAAAGATTTGGTTACCAAGCTTAGAGAATTACAGAACAACCTTTACATTCAAGATTAATAACGAGCTATTATGAAGAACTTCCTTACAACCATTCTTTTTGCTATGGTGATGATTTTCACCGGATGCAATCAAGGAAATATCATTGAGTCAGAATATACCATCAAGTCCGGGTCTTCTTTTGGAATGTGTATTGGGCCCTGCTATCAGGAAG is a window encoding:
- a CDS encoding type III pantothenate kinase, coding for MSKIDSNSSKKALYLDAGNSSIKGAYKNGVNWEAIHARKNYTASELVHWIDEHPESFSHIVLASVRKDVQDAIRKELSHVKLVELSTDDIPRELLDYQTTETLGIDRFLACYGATNQTNGSVVVIDAGTALTIDFMDQESVYHGGLIAPGLSSFTEILPQKAPALPGVEIEIPEIWPGKSTVDSLKWGQAGFYQMAIEGILQKYEEEFGPFELFITGGDAQSIRQLISGESKVRPFLVFDGMKLLERRKRNIE
- the udk gene encoding uridine kinase; the protein is MSSKPLVIGVAGGSGSGKTTVINYICKEFAKDNILRLEHDSYYRELDHLPFEERVKQNFDHPASLETELMIRHIKALMEGYPVEVPVYDFEKHTRKDETITATPSKVILIDGILIFSEPDLLNLMDVKIFVDTDDDVRLLRRLKRDIQERGRSVDGVLTQYEKFVRPMHLEFVEPSKRYADIIIPRGGKNKVALEMVSALISGKMNG
- a CDS encoding DUF4296 domain-containing protein, encoding MKTPFKQAACFLFLVVTVFGCLGPEETPKPDNLIDEQNYIDLLIEMQHISTYRDARIEDVNADSLKSLIYNKFNITEEQFLATHEYYQKQVDRQIKRVNEAIRQLENEEQYIQAHIDSVKAARRDSTEK
- a CDS encoding SDR family oxidoreductase, yielding MNLDSKVAIVTGASSGIGAEFCKMLIENGTEVYGLARRVDKLNKLQKSLGDKFHPVKMDITNPDDLEEWVNDTFNLNHLPDILINNAGVMYSANVDDLSMDEWHTMINVNLNGIFYLTRLIVPLMKNNENTCHIINISSIAGLLGNPTISGYNASKFGVRGFSEALFKELRYDSIKVTCVFPGSINTDLFDKIDGIENHPNMMKTTDISSTVKFLLETDDNFLINEITMRPLNPKDPTN
- a CDS encoding endo alpha-1,4 polygalactosaminidase produces the protein MRTKFLFLFLIIATLFSCGVDFNDDSIDYREEMRIFVQEISEFAKDQNPDFSVIPQNGHPLILRNGNPANDYLNAVDGLAQESLFFGYSKDDQPTPATETNQLLKLLNMGKQAGKTILVTDYCSTSFKVNNSYNQNNSLGYLSFAAPERDLTKIPSRPIALPGVNDEQISRLSEAKNFLYLLNMSEFESRADFINSVQSTNYDLIVMDAFYGSRMFTPQEVEQLRQKENGGKRMVISYMSIGEAEDYRYYWQDEWYTGNPEWLVQENPNWEGNYKVMYWHPEWKSIIYGNEDSYLQQIIDAGFDGVYLDIIDGFEFFE
- a CDS encoding ATP-dependent DNA helicase RecQ, whose product is MQDYFHKAELNLKKFWGFDGFRPGQDEVVKSVFEGKDTLVLFPTGGGKSLCYQVPATVFEGMTLVISPLVALMQDQVQQLKSKGVSATFINSTIPSYEVEQRLVNARNGMYKLLYCAPERLKTSLWEAEMPNLNIDLVAIDEAHCISEWGHDFRPSYRDIRESLAVIEDQTRWVALTATATPEVQKDIVGSLGFEQPNVISRGFSRPNLKWWVVKAPNKKQKLEESVKKGAQKGDGLIYGGTRKNCEQLAERFSRIGIKAEAYHAGIESEERKAIQQRWITGETPLVAATNAFGMGIDKPNCRYVIHEEMPYSLEAYYQEAGRAGRDGEESFPILLYRESDYHKADDRIDQGYPKLDELDHVYQVLCDSFHLAVGSEMEESMPFDIEQIKKRGKLKYGKARAAMRLLDQFDIIAMQEEVKPAVSLQFTLSQNAMKTFREKCKNDEKAEFTDKLERMFGTLAFNEMVQLDEEYVLEKLGIRRNVLVKALNVLMQNDQVLVFEMHKQRNLVKVLEARSRKLPLTKKEVESHRNNLFRKLEHMHGFILTENCREVYLRNYFGDTDAEPCGHCDNCLKNGSVQEVKPTDEEIAAVYTELKNEEQNIHQLCSSTKQSNQKVQQAVQFLIREGKVTTVPSKPGYYCKI
- a CDS encoding N-acetylmuramoyl-L-alanine amidase translates to MTYRNHNSGFNMRISHIYRALPLLFLFLFSFASSFAQTQLHRVSNTARSDGLGYVVRYHLTAPVDSFDILQPAPDLIQMVLYDEEMDTTGLQLPEQSEKLKEVRLYKLNYGYGVDIYLSDDAHYKSKAYLDQNGKDILVNLEVADQREVERYSQQFLARNWYEEIVDESALEVLPPDTAPRNDFYYDVKDKLRFDKIVIDPGHGGWDPGSIGYKGVKEKEITLAVAKKLGAYINEHLPDVEVVYTRTDDSYLGLAELGHFANLAEADLYVSIHCNSYRNQYVRGAEVYFLGLHKSDASFEVMKRENSVFKNETDKELTEEDLLVYELAHSGYIATSEKIAYMIEDQFKNRAQRKSRGVKQAGFQVLFEASMPAVLVELGFITNPAEQRFLTSDYGQSIMASAMFRAIRDYKAEYDQKQAYNTTSSSNQK